Proteins co-encoded in one Arachis stenosperma cultivar V10309 chromosome 7, arast.V10309.gnm1.PFL2, whole genome shotgun sequence genomic window:
- the LOC130942142 gene encoding probable amino acid permease 7: MGLAAEPDSSNDDKTPLLLSHPLKRTGTVWTAVAHIVTGVIGSGVLSLAWSVGQLGWIAGPFSILIIASFTLISSFLLSNTYRSPHPQFGPHRSASYLDAVHSHLGLKNGRLCGLVVNISLYGFGIAYVITSAISIRTILVSICYHTNEEEVACEFVDAYYMLIFGAIQVVLSQIPNFHNIEWLSVVAAIMSFAYSFIGMGLSILQIKEKGYVEGSIEGMRSRSRTEKLWLVAQALGDISYSYPFSTILLEIQDTLKSPPPENQTMKKASVISVAITTFFYLGCGGAGYAAFGNDTPGNLLTGFGPSKYYWLVNFANVCIVVHLVGAYQVYSQPLFAIVENWFRSQYPDSKFVNHSYFLKLPFLPNFKLNFLRLSFRTAYVASTTVIALMFPYFNQILGVLGSLIFWPLTIYFPVEMYLGLSNTEAWSAKWIMLRSLSILGFVFGLFTLIGSIQGIVTQKLS; this comes from the exons ATGGGGTTAGCAGCAGAACCAGATTCAAGTAATGATGACAAGACACCATTGTTGCTCTCTCACCCTCTCAAAAGAACAG GGACGGTGTGGACGGCGGTGGCGCACATAGTGACAGGAGTGATAGGATCAGGAGTGCTGTCTCTGGCATGGAGCGTTGGACAGCTTGGATGGATTGCAGGGCCATTCTCCATTCTCATCATTGCTTCATTCACTCTCatttcttctttccttctctCCAACACTTACCGTTCTCCACATCCTCAATTTGGACCTCACCGTAGTGCCTCTTACCTTGATGCTGTTCATTCTCATCTAG GACTAAAGAATGGACGGTTATGTGGCCTTGTTGTGAATATAAGCTTATATGGTTTTGGAATTGCTTATGTTATTACATCAGCTATCAGCATAAG AACAATCTTGGTTTCAATTTGTTACCATACCAATGAAGAAGAAGTAGCATGTGAGTTTGTAGATGCATATTATATGCTGATTTTTGGGGCTATACAAGTTGTACTCTCACAGATACCAAACTTCCATAACATTGAATGGCTTTCGGTTGTTGCTGCAATCATGTCATTTGCTTATTCTTTCATAGGAATGGGACTTTCCATTCTGCAAATCAAAG AAAAAGGTTATGTTGAAGGTAGCATTGAAGGAATGAGAAGCAGGAGTAGAACTGAAAAGTTATGGCTTGTTGCTCAAGCACTTGGTGACATATCATATTCCTATCCATTCTCAACAATTCTCTTGGAAATTCAG GATACTCTGAAGTCACCTCCACCGGAAAACCAAACTATGAAGAAGGCCTCTGTGATATCGGTGGCGATCACAACGTTCTTCTACCTTGGCTGTGGAGGAGCTGGATATGCAGCTTTTGGTAATGATACACCAGGAAACCTCTTAACAGGTTTTGGACCCTCCAAGTATTATTGGCTTGTTAACTTTGCCAATGTTTGTATTGTGGTTCACCTTGTTGGTGCATATCAG GTGTATAGTCAGCCACTTTTTGCTATTGTTGAGAATTGGTTTCGCTCTCAATATCCGGATAGTAAATTTGTGAATCACTCATATTTTTTGAAACTGCCATTTTTACCGAATTTTAAACTGAATTTTCTGAGGCTTTCTTTCCGAACCGCTTACGTGGCATCAACCACGGTGATTGCATTGATGTTCCCTTACTTCAACCAGATTTTGGGAGTACTAGGAAGCTTAATCTTTTGGCCATTAACCATATATTTTCCAGTGGAAATGTACTTAGGTCTGTCTAATACTGAAGCATGGAGTGCTAAGTGGATCATGCTTCGGAGTTTAAGCATTTTAGGCTTTGTTTTTGGTTTGTTTACTCTCATTGGTTCCATTCAGGGAATAGTAACTCAAAAATTAAGCTGA
- the LOC130941627 gene encoding uncharacterized protein LOC130941627, producing the protein MYLSRTFGRTLFAAAARSRTYASSAGAATAAGDKPRNPLEEFFEVDRDMESDKPIVYGRGWKASELRLKSWDDLHKLWYVLLKEKNMLMTQRQMLNSQNLRFPNPERIPKVRKSMCRIKQVLTERAIDDPDPRRSAEMKRMINAL; encoded by the exons ATGTATTTGTCGAGAACGTTTGGGCGAACACTGTTCGCCGCAGCTGCTAGATCCAGAACCTATGCTTCCTCCGCCGGAGCCGCCACTGCTGCCGGCGACAAACCCCGCAACCCTCTTGAGGAGTTCTTCGAGGTTGACAGGGACATGGAAAGTGATAAACCTATTGTATATG GTCGGGGTTGGAAGGCCTCCGAACTGCGTTTGAAGTCTTGGGATGATCTTCATAAGTTATGGTATGTGTTGTTGAAGGAGAAAAACATGCTCATGACTCAACGCCAGATGCTCAATTCCCAGAACCTACGATTTCCTAACCCGGAACGCATCCccaag GTACGGAAGTCAATGTGCCGCATCAAGCAAGTACTTACAGAGAGAGCAATAGACGACCCGGATCCCAGGAGGTCTGCTGAGATGAAGAGAATGATAAATGCTCTCTGA